The Amycolatopsis sp. NBC_01480 genome segment GCATCGTGGCGGCCGGGCCGGAGCAGCCGGTTTCGGACTTGTCCGGCGGAAACCAGCAGAAGGTCGTGCTGGCCCGCGCGCTGGCGAGTGACCCGCGGGTGGTCGTGCTGATCAACCCCACCGCGGGTGTGGACGTGAAATCGAAGGAGGCCCTGCTCGCGGTCGTCGACCGGGTGCGGGCCGAAGGGAAAGCGGTGCTGATCGTCAGCGACGAGCTGGACGACCTGCGCCTGGCGGACCGCGTGCTGGTGCTGCGCGCCGGCGCCGTCGTCGCCGAACACCCGGCCGGCTGGTCCGACGGAGACCTCGTGGCCGACATCGAAGGAGTCGGGCTCCATGACTGACCTGATGAGCGATCCCCAGACGGCGCTGCCCGCGCCGCCGAAGCGCCGGAAGACGCTGTGGCTGCGTGAACTGGCGCTGCTGCCCGCGCTGGTGGTCGTGTTCGTCATCGGCGGGCTGATCAGCGACACGTTCCTCACGTTCGACAACGTGATCAGCATCCTCTCGGCGGCCGCGGCGCTGTCGCTGGTGGTGCTGGGCGAATCGCTGGTGCTGCTGACCGGGAAGTTCGACCTCTCGCTCGAATCCACCATGGGCATCGCGCCGGCGATCGGGGCGATGCTGGTGATCCCGGCGGCGTCGGCCGGCTTCGGCACGCAGTGGCCCGCCGCGCTCGGCCTGATCGCGATCCCGGTGGTCGGCGCGCTGATCGGCTTCGTCAACGGCTTCCTGATCGTGAAGCTCAAGCTGAACGCGTTCATCGTCACGCTGGCGATGCTCACGGTGCTGCGCGGCACGCAGATCGGCTCCACCAACGGCAAGACGCTGTTCGACCAGCTCGACGCGTTCACCGCGCTGGCCACCACCACGCTGGCCGGGCTGCCGATGTCGGTCTGGCTGGCCGCGCTGCTGTTCCTGCTGTTCGGGCTCGGCCTGCGCTACCACCGCGTCGGGCGCTCGCTGTACGCCATCGGCGGCAACCGCGAGGCCGCGCGCGCCGCGGGCATCCGGGTGGACCGGATCTCCTGGGCGGTGTTCATCGTGGCCGGCGTGCTGGCCGCGATCGGCGGGCTCGCCTACACCGGCTACGTCGGCGCGCTCGGCGCCGACCAGGGTGACGGCCTGATCCTGCAGGTCTTCGCCGCGGCGGTGATCGGCGGCGTCTCGCTCGACGGCGGCAAGGGCACGCTGGTCGGCGCGCTCACCGGCGTCCTGCTGCTGCAGTCGGTGGACAGCCTGCTGCGCATCGCCCAGGTCCCCGCGGAGTGGCTGAAGGCGATCTACGGCGGCATCATCCTGGTCGCGCTGATCATCAGCCGCTACGCCGGCGGCAAGCCACAGACCTGATCGGCCGTGATCATCCGACCTTCGGCTCGTGCCCTGAAGGCCACCATGAGGGCATCCCCGACTCTCATGGTGGCCTTCAGGGACAACGGGCGGTCAGGAGGCCGCGACGGCGGGCTCCTCGGGCTCGGCTTCGGCGGCGTTTTCGGTGCTTTCGGCAGGGTTCCCGGCCGGGGTAAGCGTGCTGCGCAGCCACTGCTCGACCCCCGCGATGTGCACGGTCGCCCAGGACCGCGCCAGCTCCGGCTCGCGCGCGGCGATGGCCTCGTAGATCGCGGTGTGCTGCTCGCGCGTGCGCGCGACGGCGCCCTCCTGCGTCAGCCCGCGCCAGATCCGAGCCCGCGCGGTGGGGCCGGACAGGCTGTCGAGCAGCGAGCACAGCACGGGGTTGCCGGAGCCGTCGGCGATCTTGCGGTGGAACTGGAGGTCGTTGGCGACCAGGGCCTCCACCGTCGGCGCGTCGGCGAGCTCGTCCAGCAGCGCGCCGAGCTCCGCGATGTCCGCCTCGCCCATGTGCAGCGCGGCCAGCGCGGTGGCCGCGGGCTCGAGGATCCGGCGCACCGCGAGGAAGTCGAGCACGGTGTCGTCGCGGTGGAAGTCGACCACGAACGTCATCGCGTCGAGCAGCAGGTTCGGCTCCAGGCTGGTCACGTAGGTGCCGTCGCCCTGGCGCACGTCGAGCACCCTGATCAGGCACAACGCCTTCACGGCCTCGCGCAGGGAACTGCGCGAGAGCCCCAGCCGCTGGGCGAGCTCCGCCTCTTTCGGCAGCCGGTCGCCCGGCGCGAGCTCTCCCGAGATGATCATGTCCTTGATCTTGTCGATCGCGACATCGGTGACGGGCATCCAGACCGCCCTCCCTACAGAGACCTCGGATGTTTCGGTGTGCTGAGCACAGCGTGCCACGTAACTCGCCAGGAGGATCGATGACCCACGCCTCGCCCCCGCACAGCGCCCCTGAAAGAGTGGCCCTCCACACGCGCTTGAAGCCGGGAAAAGAAGCCGAATACGAGACCGTGCACGCCGTCATCCCGGATGACCTCGACGCCGCGCTGCGCCGGGCCGGGGTGCGCACCTGGCGGATCTGGCGTGACGGGCTCGACCTGTTCCACTTCGTCGAGGTGGACGATTTCGAGGCCATGCGCGCCTCGCTCGCCGACGACCCGGCCGACATCACCTGGCAGGCCCGGATCAACCTGCTGCTGGACGCGGCGGACGGCGGCGCCGACACTTCGTCGGGGCTGCACCAGGTCTGGGAACTGCCGGTCAAGGAGTGAACGTGAAGCTCTCCCCGCTCGGGCTCGGCTGCGCGCAGCTGGGCAACCTCTACCACGCCATCACCGACGAGACGGCCGCCGCGACCGTGAGCCGGGCCTGGGCCGAAGGCATCCGCTACTTCGACACCGCGCCGCACTACGGGCTCGGGCTCTCGGAGCGACGGCTCGGCGCAGCGCTCGCTTCGCTCCCGCGTGACGAATATGTGCTGTCCACCAAGGTCGGCCGGGTGCTGGAGCCCAACGCCGCCGCGCCGGGCGAGCGCGACGACCAGGGCTTCGACGTGCCCGCCACCTACCGCCGCCGCTGGGATTTCAGCCGCGACGGGATCCTGCGCTCGATCGAGGACAGCCTGGCCAGGCTCGGCCTCGACCGCATCGACATCGCGTACGTGCACGATCCGGACGAGCACTTCGACGAGGCCGTCGAGGGCGCCTTCCCCGCGTTGCTGGAGCTGCGGGAGCAGGGCGTGGTCCGGGCGATCGGCGCGGGCATGAACCAGGCGCCGATGCTGGCGGAGTTCGTCCGCCGCTTCGACCTCGACCACGTGCTGATGGCCGGCCGCTACACCCTGCTGAACCAGCCGGCGCTCGACGAACTGCTGCCGCTGTGCCTGGACCGCGGCGTCGGCGTGATCGCGGGCGGGGTGTTCAACGGCGGCATCCTCGCCACCGCGGAGCCCGGGGAGATCTACGACTACGCGGCCGCGCCCGCGGAACTGGTCGAAAAAGCGCGCCGGATCGCGGAGATCTGCGCGCGGCACGGCGTCGAGCTGCCGCAGGCCGCGCTGGCCCTTCCCGTCTCGCACCCCGCCGTGGTCTCGGTCGTGGTCGGCGCGCACGGTCCCGAGCAGGTCGCGCTCAACGTCCGGCGGGCGTCCGCGCCGGTCCCGGCCGTACTGTGGACCGACCTCGCCGACGCCGGCCTGCTGCGCCCCGACGCCGTCACCGGCGACCCCGTCACTTCCGGAGGACCGCAGTGATCGACGCGCACCACCACCTCTGGGACCCGGCGCGGCGCGACTACCCGTGGCTGGCGGGCGCGGAGCTGGACCCGATCCGCCATCCGTACACAGTGGACGATCTCCGCACGGTGACGCACGCCGCCGGCGTGCACGCGACGGTGCTCGTCCAGACCCTGTCCGACGGGGGCGAGACCGAGGAGTTCCTGGCCACTGCGGCGGCCGAGCCGGTGATCGCCGGGGTCGTCGGCTGGGTGGACCTCACCGCGCCCGACGTCGCCGATCGGCTGGCCCGCCTGGCCTCGCTGGGCCCGCTGGTCGGCATCCGGCACCAGGTTGAGAACGAGGCGGACCCGGACTGGCTGCTGCGCGACGACGTGCTGCGCGGGCTGTCGGCGGTCGGCGCCGCCGGGCTGGTCTACGACCTGCTCGTGGCCCCGGCCCAGGTGCCGTCCGCGGTGAAGGTGGCGGAGCGGCTGCCGGAGCTGAAGCTGGTGCTGGACCACGCTGGGAAGCCGCCGATCGCGGCGGGGGAGTGGCAGCCGTGGGCGGACGGGATCACCGCGCTCGGCGAGCGGGAGAACGTGCACTGCAAGCTCTCCGGGCTGGTCACGGAGGCGGACTGGGAACAGTGGCAGGTCGGGCACCTGCTCCGGTACGCCGACCACGTCTTCCGGTCGTTCGGCGCGCGGCGGGTGATGTTCGGGTCCGACTGGCCGGTCTGCGAATTGGCGGCGGCCTACGAAGTGGTGCTCGACGCGGCGGTCTCGCTCACGGGATCGCTCACGGATCCGGAGCGGCTGGAAGTCTTCGAGTACTCGGCGAAGCGCGTATACGAGCTGTCCTGAACGGGGCGGCCGCCGGGTTTCTGGGGCGGCCGGCGCGGTTCAGAGGTCTTGGCCCTGGGCCATCTCGCGCAGCTTGCTCAGCGCGCGGTGCTGGGTGACGCGGACGTTGCCGGGGGAGATGCCGAGCGTCTCGGCGGTTTCGGCGGCGCTGAGGCCGACGATGACGCGCAGCGTGAGGATTTCCTGCTGCACGGGCGCGAGCCGGGTGACCAGCTCGCTGAGGCGGGCGCCGAGGTCGAGGTTCAGCGCGTGGGATTCGGGCTCGTTGCCGGCCAGCGGCCGCTCGGGCAGCTCGGGCACCGGGTCGGAGCGGTCGCGGGCGACGGCGCGGTAGGCGTCGGCGACCTTGTTGGCCGCGATGGCGTGCACCAGGTAGAGGAACGAGCCGCCGCGGTCCTGGTAGTCGGGCAGGGCCTTGAGCACGGCCATGCAGACGTCCTGGGCCACGTCGTCGGCGGACAGGTAGGACAGGTCGCGCCCGCCCATCCGGGCCCGGCAATAACGGGCGACGACGGGGCGGAGCACGTGCAGCAGGTCGTCGATCGCCCGCGCGTCACCGTGTCCCGCGGCGCGGACCATCGGGTCGAGATCTTCCTTGCTGAGCCGTCCGTTCGCCCGCGGCAAGGTCTCGGGGCGCGTATACCCCGGGATCTCGGACTCCGCGGTGCGCGCCGTGCTTGGCGGTGCTGTCATGGTCGTCTCCCCGGCGACCCCACGACCACCGAGGCCGAAAGGTCAACACTCTGTGATTTTGTGATGACGCATTAGTCCGTACGAGAGGATCGAGCCGCGTCCGTTGCGACGCTCTGTAACCCTAGGCGGCGGTGGCACCGACAGTCCAGATTTCAACTACGAATACCCCGTTAGCAGGAGCGGTCTTGATGTAAACGAGACCAGGCCCACTCGCAGTGCTTGTTCCAGCGCGTGAAATGTGCGGATCCGCGGGGTCTTCTGTCACTGGGAGTGAGGCAGCTGTAGCGCAACAGAGCGTGGCGGTCTGCGGTGTAGGCCAGACGGGTGACGAACGGGTTCTGCGTTCTCGGCGCGGCGGTCAGCTGTGCTGCGCGGCGGCCGGCTCGCGGCCGGCGAAGACCCACCAGCGCAGCAGGACGAACCGCGCGATGCCGCCGACGAAGCTGGCGGCCAGCAGGGTGCCGGTCTCTTCCCAGGCCGTCGGGTCGCTCACCAGAGAATCGACGACCGCGAGCACGATCGAGCCGTATCCGGCGTAGAAGGCGAACGTCAGCAGGTCTTGCAGGTGCCGCTTGCCGGCGTTGCTCTGCCGCCCGGCGAAGGTGACGCGGCGGTGGAACTCGGTATTGCCGACCGTGGTCAGCGCGATCGCCGTCAGATTCGCCCACTGCGAGCCGAATTCGGGGCGCAAAGCCAGGAAGAGGACGGCCTGCAGTCCCGTCGTGATGCCGCCGGCGAGGAGGTACCACGCCGCGTGCCCGCCGAGCTCGTGGTGACGGTGCGGGGCGCCGTCGACTACGTGGTGCCCGGGCGTCCACCTGGTGGTGGTCATACTGGAAACGCTACCTCCGCTTCACAAACTTGTGAACCTGATGAACCCGATGAAGAGTTGTGATCCCGGCGACAGCCCCCGCGCCCTTTGACCGCCGGCCTCGGGTTTCAAACGTTTTTGTGACCCGGTCCACGCGGATTCCCGGTCCCTTGCGCCGGTTGGCCGCTCACGCTGCGCCGCCGGACGGCCGCCCTTAGCGTGAGATTTCGTCAAAATCCCCGACCGCGACGAAGGGAAGGCCGAAAGATGCTGACCGTGACCGAAGCCGCCGCCGAGGCGATCACCGCGCTGACGGCACAACAGGGCGCCGAAGAGAGCGGACTGCGGTTCGCTCTCCAGAGCATGGAGAACGAAGGCGCGCAGCTGGCCCTCTCCGTGGCCCCCGCACCCGAAGACGGCGACCGCGTGGTGGGCACCGACGGTGGTGCCAAGGTGTTCCTGGAACCCCAGGCCGCCGAGCTCCTGGACGACAAGGTGCTGGACGTCCAGCAGGACGAAACCGGCGACGTCGCCTTCGCGGTGCTGCCGCAGCAGTCCGCCTAAGGGATTACTGGGGGATATTTTTTCCGGGCTGGTTGTCCACAGCGCTGTTCGGTTAGCACTGCTGAGTTGTGGACAACGCCTCCGGTCACCTGGCGTCGTCCGCTGACCACCTGCTTCGCCCGCCCAGACCAGAGCGGCGTTCCGCCCTGATCGCAAACATGTCTTTGCAAACCAGTGTGTGTGTTCTACCGTGGTGTCGTGCCTGCACCTGACGAGGACCGCTGGCCGCTGGCGCCGGACGCGCAGCGCGACCTGCTGATGAACTCGGCCGCGTTGCGCGCGTCGGCGCATCCGGTGCGGATCCGGATCCTCGGCGCCCTGCGCCTCGACGGCCCGTCCACCGCGACCGCGCTCGCTGCCCGGCTGGGCCTGAACTCGGGCGCGACGAGTTATCACCTCCGCCGGCTCGCGAGCGGCGGGCTGATCGTCGAGGACACCGAGCGGGGGACCGCGCGGGAACGGTGGTGGCGCGCCGCCCACCGGTCGACCTTCTTCAAGCCCGGCGAGCTGAGCGAGGAGGACGACGTCGCCGGCGTTGCGTACCTGCGGGCGCTCGCGCTGGTGTTCGGCGAGCGGATGCAGCAGGCGGCGGACGAGCGTTTCCAGCTGCCCCCGCAGTGGCAGGAAGCGACTGCCTTCAACGACTATCCGTTGCTGCTCACCGCCGACGAGGCCGAGTCGCTCCTGCGTGAGCTCGAGGGCGTGGTGTCCAGGTACCGCCACATCGAGCACGGCCGGGCGCAGGCACCCCCGGGCGCGGAGCCGTTCCACGTCCAGCTGCAGGCGTTCATCCGTCCCGGCTGGGAAGTCGAGGGCGGATGAGCTGGCGGCCGTTGGCCGGAGTGCTGTCGGCTCAGGCCGTGGCCTGGACCGGCACCCGGCTGTCGGCGATCGCGTTGCCGTGGTTCGTGCTCACGACCACTGGCAGTGCCACGCAGACGGGCGTGATCGTCTTCGCCGAGATGGCCCCGTACGTCGTGGCGCAGCTGTTGTCCGGGCCGTTGATCGACCGGGTCGGGCCGTCCCGGATCAGCGTCGCCGGGGACCTGGTCAGCATGGTCGCGGTGGCGCTGATCCCGGCGCTGTTCGCCCTCGGCCTGCTGCACTTCGGGCTGCTGATCCCGCTGGTGGCCGTGGTCGGCACGTTCCGCGGCCCGGCCGACGCGGCGAAGACGGTGTTCCTCCCGGACGCGACCCGGGCCGCGCGGGTCCCGCTGGAACGGGGGACCGGGATCGCCGCGACGATCGAGCGGCTGGCCTCGACCGTGGGCCCGGCCGTCGCGGGGGTGGTGGTGGCCGCGGTCGGCGGCCCGTACGCGCTGGTGGTGACCGCGGTGCTGTTCGGCTCCGGTGCGCTGATCGTCGCGTTCGCCGCGCCACGGCAACGGCCGCCGGCACCCGCGGAAGCCGAGGCCGAAGACGGCTACTTCCGGCGGCTCCGGGCCGGGATGGCGTTCCTGCGCCAGGACCGGCTGCTGCGTTCGATGGCCGGGATGATCGCCGTGACCAATCTCCTCGACGCGGCCTGGACGTCGGTCCTGCTCCCGGTGTGGGCCCGCGATTCGGGGCACGGGCCGGCCACGATCGGCCTGCTGCTGGGGGTGCTGAGCGGCTGCGCCGCGCTGTCGGCGCTGGTGGCGGCGGGGATCGCGCACCGGCTGCCCCGCCGTCCGGTGTACCTGATCGGTTTTCTCCTGGACGGCTTCCCGAGGTTTCTGCCCCTGGCGCTGGGCGCGCCGCTGGAAGTGACGATCCTGGTGTACGCCGTCTGCGGGTTCGGCTCCGGCTTCATCAACCCGATCGTCGGCGCCATCCAGTTCGAGCGCGCGCCGCAGGCGATGTACGGCCGGATCCGGACGCTCCTGGTGGCCGTCGCCTGGTCGGGCATCCCGTTCGGCGGGCTGGCCGGAGGGCTGCTCGTCGCCCGGCTCGGGCTTTCGCCGGCCCTGCTGGCCTGCGGTGCGGTCTACCTGCTCGTGACGACAATCCCGGCGGTGCTGCCCGGGATGCGCGATGAGTGGTCGAGGAAAAGCAAGCAGGACAAGGAAGTCACGTCGCCCTGACCTTCGCCGCGATCACCTCGGCGAGCGCCGCGGGCTGGGACAGGAACGGCGAGTGCGAGGACTCGAGTTCGGTGACGACCGTCGGGGCCGCCGAAACAGCGTCGATCTCCTTGACGAGACGGTGCTGCACCGCCGGCGGGATGGCGTTGTCCTGGGTGCAGATCACGTACGAGTGCGGGACGCGGCCGTAGCGTTCCGGGGTGACGGTCAGCTGCTCGGCGGGGATCCCGATCGGCCCGTCCGGGTTGAGCAGGGCGATCGCGGCGTCCGCGGTGCGGTCGTCGACGTCGGCGTAGAAGGCCGCTTTGATCTCGTCGCGCCGGGCGGGGTCGCCGACGTCGATACGGGCCGCGCCGACCACCGCCGGGTCGGCGGCCAGGAGTTTGAACAGCCGGTCGTTGTCGTTTTCCGGGCAGGTCGCGTAGTAGGAGCCGGGCTCGCCGTTCGCCGGCACGATCGCGGCCACGTAGACCAGCCCGGCCACGAGTTCGGGGGCGAGTTCCGCCAGCGCGGTGGCGACCACCCCGCCGTTGCTGTGCGCGACCACCAGACAGGGCCGCCCGATCGCGCGCACTTGCTCGGCCAGCAGCGCCGCCGCGGACGACGCGGTGACCTGCCCGACCGGCGACGGTTCGTTGGCAAACGCCTCCGCGTCGAACGGCCGCGCCGTGGCGGCGCGAGGCGCGGGACCCCGTAACCCGTGCCCTTCGAGATCAACCGCGACCGACCGGATCCCCCGGCCCGCCAGTTGCTCGGCCACCAGGCTCCAGCACCAGCTGCCGTGCCAGAAACCGTGCACCAGGACAACGGGCAGGGAGTCGTTCATGGCGGCAGGCTATCGCCGGTGCGGCCCGGTTCCCGGAGATCAAGGACTAACGGGCAGCTGCGCGGGATTCAGCGCCGCGCGGGCCACTCGCGGACCAGCGCTCCGCGCGGGCGTGCAACAACTCGGCCGCGTGCGAGCGGGCGGCGCGCTGCTGCCCACGAGGCCCAGCCGGACACCGGTTCGGTGTGGCCGGTCAGTACCTTCAGCGGCGTTCGGCCCAGTCGCGTACCAGAACCCCCGCGCGGGCGCGCAGCAACTCGGCCGGGTGTGGTCGGGTGAGTGCGCTGCTGTCCACCACGCCCAGCCCGGACGCCCGTTAGGCGTCCAGTTGGATCCGGCGGCCCAGCATCTTCAGTGCCGCCCGGCCCATTCGCGGACCAGTACCCCCGCGCGGGCGCGCAGCAACTCGGCCGCGTGTGAACGGGTGTGGTCGGGTGAGTGCGCTGCTGTCCACCACGCCCAGCCCGCACCGCCGTTAGGCGTCCGGTTGGATCCGGCGGCCCAGCACCTTCAGCGCCGCCCGGCCCATTCGCGGACCAGGACCCCCGCGCGGGCGCGCAACAACTCAGCCGCGTGCGAACGCGCGTGGTCGAGTGAAGGCGCGTGATCGATGAGTGCACTGCTGCCGACCACCCCCAGCCCGGACAGCCGTTCCGCGTCCAGTTGGATCCGCCCGGCCAGCACCATCAGCGGTGCGGCGGCGAGGCGGGCCCTGGCCGCGATCCCCGCGGGGGCCTTGCCGGCCAGGCTCTGCTCGTCCAGGGAGCCCTCGCCGGTGATCACCAGGTCCGCGCCGATCAGCGCGGTGTCCACCCCGGTCAGCTCGGCGATCAGGTCGAAGCCCGACTCCACGGACGCGCCCAGCCCCGCGATCGCCCCCGCCGCGACTCCGCCGCCGGCACCCGCGCCCGGCAGGTTCGAGACGTCCGGCGTGCCCGCGTTCGCCAGTGCCGTTGCCCAGCGGCCGAGGGCGGCGTCCAGCGCGGCGACCTCCTCGGGCCCCGCGCCCTTCTGCGGCCCGAACACCGCCGCGGCCCCGTCCGGGCCGAGCAGCGGGTTCGTCACGTCCGTGGCGACGGCCACCGGCACCGTCCCCAGCCGGTCGCGCGCCGGGCCCAGTTCCACCTTCGCCACGCGGGAAAGCGTGCCGCCGCCGAGTCCGATGGGGGAGTCGAAGGCGTCCAGCACCCCCGCGCCGAGCGCCGCCAGCATGCCCGCGCCGCCGTCGGTGCTCGCCGTGCCGCCGACGGTCAGCACGAGCCGGCCGGCGCCGTGCATCAGCGCGTCGGACAGCAGTTCGCCGACGCCCCAGGTGTGCGCGGCGAGCGAGGTTTCCCGCGTGGGCGTTACGAATTCGATGCCGCACGCGCGCGCCGACTCGACGTACGCGGTGCCGTCGAGCACCACGTAACGAGCGTCGACCGGCTCGTCCAGCGGGCCCCGCACGGACAGCCGCACGATCCGGCCGCCCGCGTTCTCCAGCACTTCGAGCGTGCCCTCACCGCCGTCGGCGACCGGGCAGGCGGCGATGTCGGCGTCCGGCAACGCGTCGCGCACGCCCAGCGCGATGGCGTCGGCCGCCTCGACCGCCGTCAGGCTGCCCTTGAACTTGTCCGGCGCGATGACAACACGGGTCAAGGCCGTACCTCCGTCAGCGGTTCGTCCCCGGCGAGCACCGAGGTCACGTTCCGCGCGGCCAGCACGGCCATCGCGGTCCTGGTCTCCACGGTTGCCGACCCCAGGTGCGGGGTCAGCACCACGTCCTCACGGCCGAGCAGCCGCGGCTCGACGTCCGGCTCGGCCTCGAACACGTCCAGCGCCGCGCCCGCGATCTCGCCGGCCTCCAGCGCGTCGGCCAGCGCGGACTCGTCGACGACCGGTCCGCGCGTCGTATTCACCAGGTAGGCGCCGGGTTTCATCGCCCGCAGCGCGCGGGCGTCGATCAGGTGGCGGGTCTCCGGCGTCAGCGGGCAGTGCAGCGAGACGAAGTCCGACCGTCGCAGCAACTCGTCGAACGACACGAACTCACCGTCGAAATCCGGTTTGGGCGACCGTCCTGAGT includes the following:
- a CDS encoding L-rhamnose mutarotase, with translation MTHASPPHSAPERVALHTRLKPGKEAEYETVHAVIPDDLDAALRRAGVRTWRIWRDGLDLFHFVEVDDFEAMRASLADDPADITWQARINLLLDAADGGADTSSGLHQVWELPVKE
- a CDS encoding iron-sulfur cluster biosynthesis protein, which gives rise to MLTVTEAAAEAITALTAQQGAEESGLRFALQSMENEGAQLALSVAPAPEDGDRVVGTDGGAKVFLEPQAAELLDDKVLDVQQDETGDVAFAVLPQQSA
- a CDS encoding ABC transporter permease, whose amino-acid sequence is MTDLMSDPQTALPAPPKRRKTLWLRELALLPALVVVFVIGGLISDTFLTFDNVISILSAAAALSLVVLGESLVLLTGKFDLSLESTMGIAPAIGAMLVIPAASAGFGTQWPAALGLIAIPVVGALIGFVNGFLIVKLKLNAFIVTLAMLTVLRGTQIGSTNGKTLFDQLDAFTALATTTLAGLPMSVWLAALLFLLFGLGLRYHRVGRSLYAIGGNREAARAAGIRVDRISWAVFIVAGVLAAIGGLAYTGYVGALGADQGDGLILQVFAAAVIGGVSLDGGKGTLVGALTGVLLLQSVDSLLRIAQVPAEWLKAIYGGIILVALIISRYAGGKPQT
- a CDS encoding amidohydrolase family protein translates to MIDAHHHLWDPARRDYPWLAGAELDPIRHPYTVDDLRTVTHAAGVHATVLVQTLSDGGETEEFLATAAAEPVIAGVVGWVDLTAPDVADRLARLASLGPLVGIRHQVENEADPDWLLRDDVLRGLSAVGAAGLVYDLLVAPAQVPSAVKVAERLPELKLVLDHAGKPPIAAGEWQPWADGITALGERENVHCKLSGLVTEADWEQWQVGHLLRYADHVFRSFGARRVMFGSDWPVCELAAAYEVVLDAAVSLTGSLTDPERLEVFEYSAKRVYELS
- a CDS encoding helix-turn-helix domain-containing protein — translated: MPAPDEDRWPLAPDAQRDLLMNSAALRASAHPVRIRILGALRLDGPSTATALAARLGLNSGATSYHLRRLASGGLIVEDTERGTARERWWRAAHRSTFFKPGELSEEDDVAGVAYLRALALVFGERMQQAADERFQLPPQWQEATAFNDYPLLLTADEAESLLRELEGVVSRYRHIEHGRAQAPPGAEPFHVQLQAFIRPGWEVEGG
- a CDS encoding aldo/keto reductase, with amino-acid sequence MNVKLSPLGLGCAQLGNLYHAITDETAAATVSRAWAEGIRYFDTAPHYGLGLSERRLGAALASLPRDEYVLSTKVGRVLEPNAAAPGERDDQGFDVPATYRRRWDFSRDGILRSIEDSLARLGLDRIDIAYVHDPDEHFDEAVEGAFPALLELREQGVVRAIGAGMNQAPMLAEFVRRFDLDHVLMAGRYTLLNQPALDELLPLCLDRGVGVIAGGVFNGGILATAEPGEIYDYAAAPAELVEKARRIAEICARHGVELPQAALALPVSHPAVVSVVVGAHGPEQVALNVRRASAPVPAVLWTDLADAGLLRPDAVTGDPVTSGGPQ
- the shbA gene encoding RNA polymerase sigma factor ShbA produces the protein MTAPPSTARTAESEIPGYTRPETLPRANGRLSKEDLDPMVRAAGHGDARAIDDLLHVLRPVVARYCRARMGGRDLSYLSADDVAQDVCMAVLKALPDYQDRGGSFLYLVHAIAANKVADAYRAVARDRSDPVPELPERPLAGNEPESHALNLDLGARLSELVTRLAPVQQEILTLRVIVGLSAAETAETLGISPGNVRVTQHRALSKLREMAQGQDL
- a CDS encoding alpha/beta fold hydrolase; the protein is MNDSLPVVLVHGFWHGSWCWSLVAEQLAGRGIRSVAVDLEGHGLRGPAPRAATARPFDAEAFANEPSPVGQVTASSAAALLAEQVRAIGRPCLVVAHSNGGVVATALAELAPELVAGLVYVAAIVPANGEPGSYYATCPENDNDRLFKLLAADPAVVGAARIDVGDPARRDEIKAAFYADVDDRTADAAIALLNPDGPIGIPAEQLTVTPERYGRVPHSYVICTQDNAIPPAVQHRLVKEIDAVSAAPTVVTELESSHSPFLSQPAALAEVIAAKVRAT
- a CDS encoding FadR/GntR family transcriptional regulator codes for the protein MPVTDVAIDKIKDMIISGELAPGDRLPKEAELAQRLGLSRSSLREAVKALCLIRVLDVRQGDGTYVTSLEPNLLLDAMTFVVDFHRDDTVLDFLAVRRILEPAATALAALHMGEADIAELGALLDELADAPTVEALVANDLQFHRKIADGSGNPVLCSLLDSLSGPTARARIWRGLTQEGAVARTREQHTAIYEAIAAREPELARSWATVHIAGVEQWLRSTLTPAGNPAESTENAAEAEPEEPAVAAS
- a CDS encoding glycerate kinase; this translates as MTRVVIAPDKFKGSLTAVEAADAIALGVRDALPDADIAACPVADGGEGTLEVLENAGGRIVRLSVRGPLDEPVDARYVVLDGTAYVESARACGIEFVTPTRETSLAAHTWGVGELLSDALMHGAGRLVLTVGGTASTDGGAGMLAALGAGVLDAFDSPIGLGGGTLSRVAKVELGPARDRLGTVPVAVATDVTNPLLGPDGAAAVFGPQKGAGPEEVAALDAALGRWATALANAGTPDVSNLPGAGAGGGVAAGAIAGLGASVESGFDLIAELTGVDTALIGADLVITGEGSLDEQSLAGKAPAGIAARARLAAAPLMVLAGRIQLDAERLSGLGVVGSSALIDHAPSLDHARSHAAELLRARAGVLVREWAGRR
- a CDS encoding MFS transporter, with translation MSWRPLAGVLSAQAVAWTGTRLSAIALPWFVLTTTGSATQTGVIVFAEMAPYVVAQLLSGPLIDRVGPSRISVAGDLVSMVAVALIPALFALGLLHFGLLIPLVAVVGTFRGPADAAKTVFLPDATRAARVPLERGTGIAATIERLASTVGPAVAGVVVAAVGGPYALVVTAVLFGSGALIVAFAAPRQRPPAPAEAEAEDGYFRRLRAGMAFLRQDRLLRSMAGMIAVTNLLDAAWTSVLLPVWARDSGHGPATIGLLLGVLSGCAALSALVAAGIAHRLPRRPVYLIGFLLDGFPRFLPLALGAPLEVTILVYAVCGFGSGFINPIVGAIQFERAPQAMYGRIRTLLVAVAWSGIPFGGLAGGLLVARLGLSPALLACGAVYLLVTTIPAVLPGMRDEWSRKSKQDKEVTSP
- a CDS encoding GtrA family protein, with protein sequence MTTTRWTPGHHVVDGAPHRHHELGGHAAWYLLAGGITTGLQAVLFLALRPEFGSQWANLTAIALTTVGNTEFHRRVTFAGRQSNAGKRHLQDLLTFAFYAGYGSIVLAVVDSLVSDPTAWEETGTLLAASFVGGIARFVLLRWWVFAGREPAAAQHS